CAGCATCCATATCCagaacttttcttttctccctaacaatttaaataaaatgcatgttcCACTCTCAAAAGGTCTTTTAATTAACACATGTAGCGCTATAACACATCTCTGCTTTTAAGCTTGGCATTTGGTCTTTGTCAACACTGAGTGGGGGTCATGGTTACCACAATTATGGTAGTAAGAGTATCTGTATCATGTTCATAAATTGTTGTGAAGGCAAAAGAGATAAAGATCGGTACGTATTTAGGTTTTTAAAACTCCTAtctattatgtgtgtgtgtgtgtgtgtgtgtgtgtatataatcctGTACAGATGACTGCTAAGTGATGTTACATGGAGGAAAAGTAGCAAATAGAACACATTTCATACCATTTTCGGCTACCATAGATTTGGATGCACCAGGGTCTGGAACAAAGCAATCTCAATGCTGCTGCCTTATTGCCACATTACAGCTGTCATGAAGAAGTAGCTGTTTCATCACATCAATCCACAAAAAAGATATACACAACATATACGCATCATTCTAGGAAACAAGCTGAAATTCTGAAAATACAAACAATGCAGTATCAAAGCAAATGTAATATGTAATGTAAAATGTACGTGTAATATGTAAATTCACGCCTCTTGCGGTGGTTTCGAGATTAAACCAGGGACCTTTGAGTAGGTGATCAAAAATTGTTCATTATTGTAGtccttcaaaaaaaatatttttgtacaaaCCAAAGGAAACGCAAGCTGCCACTTTCTTTGAAAGAAAAGAACTGGAATTTAATCACATAGCCAAAATGCAGGTTTGTGCAGTGTTCTGCTGCTACAAACCCActtggaaaaaagaaaatgatgtggaaatgctCTAAAAAGTGTGATATAAATAATTAATGGAAAGCTGTATACTCATTGTCATATATCCTCTCCACAAACAAATAGGAACAAACGCTCAATAAAGACCAAACACCACCTAACCTTTGTACAAGCAAATCAACGTGAATACTCAATAGGCAGACAATCTGGAGCAGCTTTCAGACTTCCTGTCACAATTTACCGGTAACTACATCATACCTGCATTTTCTATGGGGGCTGGGGAGAATAGTAATTTACTTGTGTGCCATCACTACCCTCATTCTCACCTCTGCCCCACGTCCCATCATTTCTACTACTGAAATCAGTAAATATGTTtgagaaagcattttttttaaaaaaggcatgttGTGGCAGTGCAAACATCTCACTTCCAGGACATGCACTGGGAAGTTGATGCTTTCCTTGGTATGTGCCAGAGCAAAAAATACCCTTTTTAGTACCTTTCAAATAGACAGACTTTATCTATCGTCCACATTTATTTCCATAGGAGAGAAAAAAGTAACCATGTAAAACAGACCTCACTCCATGGAGTTTGCAAGTCATATGCACTATGTGTGCAGGGAGggtgagcatgaccaacgaataCCAGAATTGCCTCTTTCTATTCCCTATTGCTTTTCCAATAGCCCCATGGCTCATTttctgtggtccccccccccacttttcagtCCTCCTCTGTAGCATATCGTTGCCTGGAGCAGCAATAAACACAGCAGCTGCAGAAGATCAGCAAAGCCAGAACTGTGTGGCTCACGACAAGCACCCCAACTGCAAAAATGTACAGGATTTTATCACAGTAATCCTGAGGGTGATGGAAAGGTGGGATGAAATTAGGCAGGTAGACGGAAAACACCCAGTAGTTCCCCAGGATGaaccagaggaagaggaagaggctgagGGTGAGGTGTATGTAATATTTGTGAGCATTCTGTCTCCAGGGATATtcgtcgtcatcgtcatcatcaatCATAACCGATTTGGTAAGCAGCTGCCTCATCCGGGTGGAGTCAAAGAGCAGAAGACCGACCTAGACATTGCACAAaggtttaaaaaagagagagagggagaagacccAGTGGGATCATTAAATTCCAGATTTGGCTCCTTGGTATcaaacatttgttttcatttaacaacatttatatgctgctgctTCGTAGCAACATCTGTAAGTGGTTTACAGTaaatgttaggcaaaattgcatacaaagcagTGCAAAGAAATTTGCatcaaaatgctgatggattttcatgtggacttctttttaaaaaatcacagactGATGTGAAAAATGTGGAAAGCTGAACTTAAGAGtgaggaaaaaatgagaaactgaaaggaaaCTGACATTAAAAGATTCACACACAAAACTAGTTGTACTGAATAAAATAGTTTAAATAGCAACGTTTTTTAAAAGGCTACACCATGTGTGATCCTTTCTCAATCCAGAAGTCTCCTCCTGAGTCAAATCCTTATTTCCTTGAAGTTAATTCACTAAGATATAACCATGTTTTTTTTGTATCTTCTATGAATGAAAATAATTCCATACAAACTTCACCACAAATCTCCTCAGAGGAAAATATTGTTCAGTGAACAGTAATACCTTCAAACTGCCAACCACACCACCCACAAGCAGATATAAGGGGATTTGCGGCTGGACTGGACAGTCGTCTAAAAACTTCATTCctgaggaacaacaacaaaaaaaaattatttcgaTCAAGTCTCATGTGCAGAAGCAAAAGGGCAAGTGCACTGATTCACAACTGCAGTGGTGCTACAGCCCTGACATTTTGCACAACATGTAACATAACAGGAGAGtttcagagagtggcaacacgagaacgggccttttctgctttggctccccgtttgtggaatgctgttcCCCTGGTGCATTCACTACATATCTTTAAGCATCAGGCAAAACCTCCCTCTATAATATCCCTCTTTGgatatctgtggccttttagaagtgggtgggatgtttataatgtatttctctttcctctagGTTGTAATCTATCTGGAGTTTATTGtctggttggttggctggttgtaagtcgctttgggcTGCCTTGGGGAAGATTAAGTGACTAAGAAAGAATCATAATCATATCATTATCATTATAATTCCTGCCAAAGGTAGGATTACCGGTGTCCTTCCAGCAGATTCCTGCAATTTCAACAACTGTCTGACATGCAAGTATTTTAGGAGGTGATGGCTCTCCTGACATAGGGAAACAAAGAAAAGCCTGCTAATTTCCTACACAAAGCTGGAATCCTATACTGTTttttgcacaagcaaatcagactTCTCTTCATGCAAcagaactccccccacccctttctcccccaccccagccagacccaaaaacctctggaaggtgGTAAGCAAAAATCTGCCTGCACATTGTTGGATTTTATCCATATCATTTAACTCATTATCTTCTggttgctatattattattattattattattattattattattattattattactattttgcaGTCAACTTACCTGTAAAAGCCATAGACAGCGGTAATGCTAGGAAAGCAAGGAGTCCAAAAATGAAGCAAGCTGTAAGGAAATAAATGACAAGTTATAGATTGTGATAAAACATCCTCCAATTGCCCTCCATTTTTGTCACTCACATACACATGTAGGTAGACAGTAGGAATGAAGGAGCAATTAGATTctcttctcatttaaaggcaaacctatccaattcatactttccaaaacaatataggaactgaaacacagccattcttcaaaattcttACCACTCTAAATGTTGCAATAGCAATGTGTAAAAAGCAcacatatactggggtaaagtgtgcctaaaaatgcatatattaggtaaaataacatacaaagataCATTACATTTGGgggaattgttttgcaaaaatgtgtttatttgcggaaattgcatacaaaggaAATGCATattagaaatttgcactaaaatgctgacagttTCATAAggattatttttaatgcaaattgctgcaaccatgtggagaactgaatttaaaattggaacAATGGGAAACTTTGAGAACCGAGATGGGTGGATTCATCCATTGCTATCAGACAGTGATGCAAACTGATTTGGGACAGGTATTGCTTGGTTGCAGCCTCACAGCTTGCAATCAGCATCCTTTGTTGAATCCCTGTAGTGGTGCAGATCTCTTGCCACTATCTCCCTTTCTCAGGCAACCTACCATTGCTGGCAATTTTGGAGATGCATCGATGGCATGCTTTCTCGAAGCCTGCAACCATTGCGAATTACAGTCTTCTGCAGAccttggaaaaacaagaaaccacGTGTTTGATTTTTACTTAAAACACTCACACCCACAAATTGCAAAAATCAACTAAGAAGAGTCTCACTATAAAGgccacttttttgttttctttccttggTTAGGGCTTCCACGAGCCTTTGGGAGAAGCCTTCGTCCTTTCGCAAGTCAGACACATTCAGCCACCTAGGGGCTGTAAGttcattgcaaaacaaaacaaaactgagctcAAGAGGAAGTCTAAGGCAGGGGGCTTAGGGTATGAGTTTTGATGCTTTAAATGCTATTTAATGCATGGCGTTTGAAACCTCAGGCAATTGACATCAGtaaacacatgcaaaactgaaGCAGAAAACACCAAAACAGTTGCTGAACTTACACTGTTGCGTCATCCAAATGCTTAGAAAAAGAGCAGGGGATGAAAAGTAGCAGAGGCAGAATCACACCGCTGTCTAGACGTTTCCACTTTTAAGGCAAAACTGTTCTGAAATTTATGTAGTCATTATGACAAAGACAAGTCAGGAAtgcataaaaaaataatattctcGCTTTACAGCTAAACTCCAGCCTAGGGAGACTGACATATAGATAAATGTGCTccagtcatttttaaaaaataaataa
Above is a window of Lacerta agilis isolate rLacAgi1 chromosome 3, rLacAgi1.pri, whole genome shotgun sequence DNA encoding:
- the TMEM272 gene encoding transmembrane protein 272 — protein: MVAGFEKACHRCISKIASNACFIFGLLAFLALPLSMAFTGMKFLDDCPVQPQIPLYLLVGGVVGSLKVGLLLFDSTRMRQLLTKSVMIDDDDDDEYPWRQNAHKYYIHLTLSLFLFLWFILGNYWVFSVYLPNFIPPFHHPQDYCDKILYIFAVGVLVVSHTVLALLIFCSCCVYCCSRQRYATEED